From the genome of Winogradskyella forsetii, one region includes:
- a CDS encoding thioredoxin-like domain-containing protein: MFILRIVFAVTIMLTVFGCQFKGGNASEHAYIGGEIINPKNNNLLLYNNKGKIVDSITLDADNRFIYKIENLQPGLHSITHGGEYQMLLLEPNDSLMFRLNTYDFDESLVFTGEGAKKNNYLIKTYLSNEKEAKKLVKYSRMEPEVFNAFVEERRQDQLDEFHKFLERNEESDFFKSIIEANINYNTYADKEIYPFAYFGNNKLIHIKDLPEDFFAHRKDIDYNASQLSNFFAYNRFLFSHIDNLAIDDYYKNNPYHSKFNRHAMCYNKSKLDLIDSIITEPTIKNNLLKYKAREFISYNHTEEDANALLDHYLEKTTSEEDKTYMKDLVSSLKLLRQGNPLPNIALVNYNDTEHFINSIITKPTIIYFWSSNSKSQYRNSHFMVDKLKRQFPQMDFISINVNDNDDEFWKNIINNYSFSTINEFKFKNSKQARKTLAVNYLNKAIIVNKEGLILHPNANIFSSDFNETLENLLLKKHLIVQQDAL, translated from the coding sequence ATGTTTATCCTTCGCATTGTATTTGCTGTTACAATAATGTTAACTGTTTTTGGATGTCAGTTCAAAGGCGGCAATGCTAGTGAACATGCTTATATTGGTGGCGAAATTATCAATCCCAAAAATAACAATTTATTACTTTACAACAATAAGGGTAAAATTGTTGATTCCATTACATTAGATGCTGACAACCGATTTATTTACAAAATCGAAAATCTTCAACCAGGACTTCATTCCATAACGCATGGCGGCGAATATCAAATGCTGCTTTTAGAACCTAACGATAGTCTTATGTTTAGGTTAAACACCTACGATTTTGATGAATCTTTGGTCTTTACAGGCGAAGGCGCAAAGAAGAATAACTATCTTATAAAAACGTATTTATCTAACGAAAAGGAAGCCAAGAAATTAGTAAAATATTCTAGAATGGAACCAGAGGTCTTCAATGCGTTTGTAGAGGAAAGACGTCAAGATCAATTAGATGAATTTCATAAGTTTTTAGAACGTAATGAAGAATCTGATTTTTTTAAATCCATTATTGAAGCTAATATAAATTACAACACCTATGCTGATAAGGAAATTTACCCGTTTGCATATTTCGGAAATAATAAATTAATCCATATCAAAGATTTACCTGAAGACTTTTTCGCACACAGAAAGGATATTGATTACAACGCGAGCCAATTGAGCAACTTCTTTGCATATAATCGTTTTTTATTTTCACACATTGATAATTTGGCGATTGATGATTATTACAAAAACAATCCATACCATAGTAAATTCAATAGACATGCTATGTGTTACAATAAGTCTAAACTCGATTTAATTGATAGTATAATTACCGAGCCGACGATTAAAAATAATTTACTGAAATACAAAGCGAGGGAATTTATTAGCTATAACCATACTGAGGAAGATGCCAATGCTTTACTCGATCATTATTTGGAAAAAACGACTAGCGAGGAAGACAAAACTTATATGAAGGATTTGGTATCTTCATTGAAATTGCTGCGCCAAGGAAATCCTTTGCCTAATATTGCACTCGTTAACTATAACGATACCGAGCATTTTATAAATTCAATTATTACCAAACCAACTATTATTTATTTTTGGTCATCGAACTCAAAGTCGCAATATCGAAACAGCCATTTTATGGTAGATAAATTGAAGAGACAATTTCCGCAAATGGATTTTATATCTATAAATGTGAATGATAATGACGATGAATTTTGGAAAAACATCATTAACAACTATAGCTTTTCCACTATCAACGAATTTAAGTTCAAAAACTCAAAACAAGCACGAAAAACCCTAGCTGTAAATTATTTGAACAAAGCCATTATTGTTAATAAAGAGGGTTTAATATTGCATCCTAATGCTAATATTTTTAGTTCTGACTTCAACGAAACGTTGGAAAATTTACTACTAAAAAAGCATCTTATTGTTCAACAAGATGCGCTTTAG
- the fsa gene encoding fructose-6-phosphate aldolase — protein MKFFIDTANLKQIKEAQDMGILDGVTTNPSLMAKEGITGTDNIMKHYVDICNIVDGDVSAEVISTDFDGMIREGEALAELHDQIVIKLPMIKDGIKACKYFSDRGIKTNVTLVFSPGQALLAAKAGATYVSPFIGRLDDISTDGLNLIAEIRHIYDNYSFETQILAASVRHTMHVIDCAKLGADVMTGPLSSITGLLKHPLTDSGLEKFLADYKKGN, from the coding sequence ATGAAATTTTTTATCGATACGGCGAACCTAAAGCAAATTAAAGAAGCCCAAGATATGGGTATTTTAGATGGTGTAACTACAAACCCATCATTAATGGCCAAAGAAGGCATTACAGGAACAGACAATATTATGAAGCATTATGTTGATATCTGTAACATTGTGGATGGCGACGTTTCGGCAGAAGTTATTTCTACTGATTTTGATGGTATGATACGAGAAGGCGAAGCGTTGGCTGAACTTCATGATCAAATTGTGATTAAATTACCTATGATTAAAGATGGTATTAAGGCTTGTAAATATTTTTCGGACAGAGGAATTAAAACCAACGTAACGTTAGTGTTTTCTCCAGGTCAGGCCTTATTGGCTGCCAAAGCTGGTGCCACTTATGTGTCTCCATTTATTGGTCGATTGGATGATATTTCTACAGATGGTTTAAACCTTATTGCAGAAATTCGTCATATCTACGATAATTATTCATTTGAAACACAAATATTAGCCGCTTCGGTTCGTCACACCATGCATGTTATCGATTGTGCTAAACTGGGTGCTGATGTTATGACTGGGCCTTTAAGTTCAATCACGGGATTATTAAAACATCCTCTGACAGATAGTGGTTTGGAAAAATTCTTGGCGGATTATAAAAAAGGGAACTAG